From the genome of Eucalyptus grandis isolate ANBG69807.140 chromosome 2, ASM1654582v1, whole genome shotgun sequence, one region includes:
- the LOC104433375 gene encoding ninja-family protein AFP3 produces MGDKKDVGRTSSMENVSLRLERFPRDLLQRFTSSSRGAASSGAATQSQPSSEYKTPNQETEELELSLGLSLGGRFGVDKSSKRLTRSSSIAGSFPLFREDDSAATTTTPPAPSYTALVRSSSLPTETEEQWRKRKELQTLRRMEAKRRRSEKQRSVKDDRLEIETQVGVLAAKQGSSGYSDARSSLGSQTLQRRVSQDTVSSSGGVSVEQMTSTQRPDSSESRGKEISASTMEDMPCVFTKGEGPNGRRVDGILYKYGKGEEVRIMCVCHGNFHSPAEFVRHAGGGEVAHPLRQIVINPNPGPFPQ; encoded by the exons ATGGGCGACAAGAAGGACGTTGGGAGGACCAGTTCAATGGAGAACGTCTCCCTGCGTCTCGAGCGGTTCCCCAGAGATCTGCTCCAGAGGTTTACGTCGTCGAGCAGGGGTGCAGCTAGTAGCGGCGCCGCGACGCAGTCGCAGCCATCGTCGGAGTACAAGACGCCGAACCAAGAAACAGAGGAGCTCGAGCTGAGCCTAGGGCTCTCGCTGGGGGGTCGATTCGGGGTCGACAAGAGCTCCAAGAGACTGACCCGGTCGTCCTCCATTGCCGGGTCGTTCCCGCTGTTCAGGGAGGACGAttcggcggcgacgacgacgacgccgcCCGCGCCGTCCTATACGGCTCTGGTGAGGAGCAGCTCCCTGCCCACGGAGACGGAGGAGcaatggaggaagaggaaggagctGCAGACGCTGCGGCGGATGGAGGCGAAGCGGAGGCGGTCGGAGAAGCAGCGGAGCGTGAAGGATGACAGGCTCGAGATCGAGACCCAAGTGGGTGTTCTGGCTGCTAAACAAG GATCAAGCGGCTACAGCGATGCAAGAAGCTCTCTTGGCAGTCAGACACTGCAACGGCGGGTTAGTCAGGACACTGTCAGTTCATCTGGGGGGGTCTCAGTAGAACAGATGACTAGCACCCAGAGACCCGATTCTTCTGAGAGCAGGGGCAAGGAAATCAGCGCCAGCACGATGGAGGACATGCCTTGTGTCTTCACGAAGGGTGAGGGTCCAAACGGGCGGAGGGTCGACGGGATCCTCTACAAGTATGGGAAAGGGGAGGAAGTCCGAATAATGTGCGTGTGCCATGGGAATTTCCACTCTCCGGCAGAGTTTGTGAGGCACGCCGGCGGAGGTGAGGTCGCCCACCCTCTCAGGCAAATTGTCATAAACCCGAACCCAGGTCCTTTTCCGCAGTGA
- the LOC104433377 gene encoding uncharacterized protein LOC104433377, with amino-acid sequence MDLWVVAAAAGAGYAAKHWRNISSQEREESSSEPFCNDFRFRQAKLKSFLQQIRESPLHRLALAQVDDHNAFGGKFWEFDNFNGDHEERKRPANLGSHLNHDVLSLISYQPSLPEHESPHEFGVVIQGHRESGDEFFQGSRAKKGSRSNGSRQFRIAVSDEIALEPVDSFGDFIDIDAQFYSEYVRTKRSEHDTLVSPSKSVVGPLLVTDGSQIIISRTSGGFYVESENGRKMRREEGELNQVETVSRHLELPEIGTQKSSRRQKPSTGKRSSTGSSSSVSAFASSLQSQGFSNRMMLFSLGLTIGVMTSVVANKREVDLLDERLRQAQNLVQDLHEELEMKDLLTVEEINADGPRIPGTGAHPFVNGTMTASSPVDEMDNSSKGHMREPNDGAAEKSDAMREIEAELEAELERLELNVKLTSVKNASDFVEGDLRPGGVDSQLESILKSDHNVSGSSDGRPCSPNYAVSPQDLSLRLHELIESRHEERIAELEAALEASQKKLQFLLFENENCQRDSIGAIASTSSDQESPALPNDTCEAIAPTSSDQESPTLPNDTCETDGPLVAELLVESLDAYKEARGESTRISQLDGADQTHSRYSIEHKEMESHSLQEDQINRGDNLSTTKADKGRYPGSLLHENDKNGMEWTPRSWGSS; translated from the exons ATGGATTTATGGGTTGTGGCAGCAGCTGCTGGCGCCGGTTATGCCGCGAAGCATTGGCGCAACATCTCGTCTCAGGAAAGGGAAGAGTCTTCATCTGAGCCATTTTGTAATGACTTTAGATTTAGACAAGCCAAATTGAAGAGCTTTCTACAGCAAATCAGGGAGTCTCCTTTGCACAGACTGGCTCTTGCCCAAGTCGATGACCATAATGCTTTCGGGGGCAAGTTTTGGGAATTCGACAATTTCAACGGCGATcatgaagagagaaagaggccTGCAAATTTGGGTAGCCATCTTAATCACGACGTACTATCGCTGATTAGTTACCAGCCAAGCTTACCTGAACATGAGAGTCCTCATGAATTCGGAGTGGTTATCCAAGGACATAGAGAGTCTGGTGACGAGTTTTTTCAGGGTTCAAGAGCTAAAAAAGGCAGTAGGTCCAATGGGAGCAGGCAGTTTAGGATTGCTGTGTCTGATGAAATAGCACTCGAGCCTGTCGATTCATTCGGGGATTTCATCGATATCGATGCTCAGTTTTATAGTGAATATGTTAGAACCAAGAGGAGTGAGCATGACACGCTCGTATCGCCCTCTAAATCTGTGGTGGGGCCTCTGCTGGTTACTGATGGGAGCCAAATAATCATAAGCAGGACCAGCGGCGGTTTCTATGTGGAGAGCGAAAATGGGAGAAAGATGCGTCGAGAAGAAGGTGAATTGAATCAGGTAGAGACAGTTTCAAGACATTTGGAGCTTCCCGAGATTGGTACCCAAAAGTCGTCGAGAAGACAGAAGCCAAGTACTGGCAAGAGGAGTTCTACAGGGTCAAGCTCTAGCGTAAGCGCATTTGCCAGTTCATTGCAATCACAAG GGTTCTCCAATCGAATGATGCTTTTCTCTCTCGGTTTAACAATTGGCGTGATGACCAGTGTAGTGGCAAATAAGAGGGAAGTGGACCTATTAGATGAGAGGTTGAGGCAAGCACAAAACCTAGTTCAGGATCTACACGAGGAGCTTGAAATGAAGGACCTGTTAACTGTGGAGGAGATCAACGCCGATGGTCCAAGGATCCCCGGAACCGGTGCTCACCCTTTTGTCAATGGGACAATGACCGCATCTTCCCCTGTCGATGAGATGGATAACTCCTCGAAGGGTCATATGAGAGAGCCGAATGATGGTGCAGCAGAGAAGTCTGATGCAATGAGAGAAATTGAGGCAGAGCTTGAAGCTGAACTAGAGAGGTTGGAGCTGAACGTGAAGCTGACTAGCGTGAAGAACGCATCAGATTTTGTTGAG GGAGATCTAAGACCAGGAGGAGTCGATTCCCAGCTAGAAAGTATATTAAAATCTGACCACAATGTCAGTGGGAGTTCAGACGGACGACCTTGCTCACCGAATTATGCTGTATCGCCTCAAGACCTGAGTTTGCGTCTTCATGAGTTAATCGAGTCGAGGCATGAGGAACGCATTGCTGAACTTGAGGCAGCCCTCGAAGCTAGCCAGAAGAAGTTGCAATTCCTACTATTCGAGAATGAAAACTGTCAAAGAGATTCAATTGGTGCTATTGCATCAACATCATCTGACCAGGAGAGCCCGGCCCTACCCAACGACACTTGCGAGGCTATTGCACCAACATCATCTGACCAGGAGAGCCCAACCCTACCCAACGACACTTGCGAGACAGACGGACCCTTGGTTGCAGAATTGTTGGTGGAATCTCTGGATGCATATAAGGAGGCTCGAGGAGAGAGTACCAGGATAAGTCAATTAGATGGAGCAGATCAAACACATAGTAGATACAGCATTGAGCATAAAGAGATGGAATCGCATTCTCTTCAGGAAGACCAAATCAACCGGGGAGATAATTTAAGCACAACTAAGGCCGACAAAGGGAGATATCCAGGTAGTCTTCTtcatgaaaatgacaaaaacgGTATGGAATGGACACCAAGGAGCTGGGGATCAAGTTAG
- the LOC104433376 gene encoding magnesium transporter MRS2-5 gives MEGGQGPIFSPIIAESASSRFGARFSADGYGSRASNISNVKKRGHGSRSWIKIDQEGNSKVLELDKATIMRHCSLPARDLRLLDPLFIYPSSILGREKAIVVSLEQIRCIITAEEVFLMNSLDGCVLRYESELCRILQTNKDQADDLPFEFRALELALELTCMSLDAQVKDLEMEIYPVLEELISSVSTLNLEQVRRFKGHLLALTQRVQKVRDEIEHLMDDDGDMAEMYLTEKKQRSEAYSVSDQYIQTDDSGVARSGSKSAPVSPVASLSGRHKLQRAFSSIISPSKHGSFLSSSSIGENIDQLEMLLEAYFVVIDNTLSKLLSLKEYIDDTEDMINIKLGNIQNHLIQFELLLTAATFVATIFAVVTGIFGMNFAATIFDYPSAFHWVLVITGLFCAGLYFSFVLYFRYKKVFPL, from the exons ATGGAAGGTGGGCAAGGACCAATCTTCTCACCCATTATTGCTGAGTCTGCTTCTTCTCGATTTGGTGCACGGTTTAGTGCGGATGGGTATGGAAGTCGTGCTTCTAATATATCTAATGTGAAGAAGAGAGGTCATGGAAGTCGCTCTTGGATAAAGATTGATCAGGAAGGAAACTCTAAAGTTTTGGAGCTAGACAAAGCTACCATAATGAGACATTGCTCTCTGCCGGCGAGAGATCTACGGCTTTTAGATCCTTTGTTCATTTATCCTTCTTCAATTTTAGGGAGAGAGAAAGCCATTGTGGTCAGTCTTGAGCAGATAAGGTGTATAATCACAGCGGAGGAGGTTTTCCTGATGAATTCCTTGGATGGATGTGTTCTTCGGTATGAGTCAGAATTGTGCAGGATTCTGCAGACAAACAAAGATCAAGCTG ATGACCTACCTTTCGAATTTAGGGCACTGGAGCTAGCTTTGGAACTCACATGCATGTCGCTTGATGCTCAG GTGAAGGACTTGGAGATGGAAATTTATCCAGTTTTGGAGGAGTTGATATCATCTGTAAGTACTCTTAACCTAGAGCAGGTCCGTAGATTCAAGGGTCATCTACTTGCTTTGACACAGCGAGTTCAGAAG GTCCGAGATGAGATTGAACATCTCATGGATGATGATGGCGACATGGCCGAGATGTACCTCACCGAGAAAAAACAAAGATCTGAGGCATATTCTGTAAGCGATCAGTACATCCAAACTGATGATTCAGGTGTGGCTAGGTCGGGTTCCAAATCAGCACCTGTTTCACCTGTAGCATCGCTCAGTGGGAGACACAAATTACAAAGGGCTTTTAGCAGCATCATAAGTCCAAGCAAGCATGGAAGCTTTCTGAGTTCTTCTAGTATTGGTGAAAACATTGATCAGCTGGAGATGTTGCTTGAAGCATACTTTGTCGTCATTGACAACACTCTCAGCAAACTGTTATCG CTTAAGGAGTATATCGATGACACTGAAGATATGATCAATATCAAACTG GGAAACATTCAGAACCATTTAATACAATTTGAGTTGCTGCTAACAGCAGCCACATTTGTTGCTACGATTTTTGCTGTTGTGACGGGAATCTTTGGGATGAATTTTGCAGCTACAATTTTTGACTATCCATCTGCTTTCCATTGGGTTCTCGTCATAACTGGTTTATTTTGTGCTGGCTTATACTTCTCCTTTGTGCTTTATTTTAGGTATAAGAAAGTTTTCCCCTTGTAA